From the uncultured Desulfovibrio sp. genome, one window contains:
- a CDS encoding acyltransferase domain-containing protein: MRQDYENPVPGTLQDEIVLDGVRYADLQQAGQQWRIGAINPAWRQELLALPSNPDAEALARLEARGLWIAPDRAEGPPPLAVMCCGLGAVWPGMGRELYDNFPAARAAMDRIAAVADWDVLGLMDETGVEKISLTRWQSPYVFMLEYAQWSVLASLGLNPSLFCGHSLGEMIALCFSGILAPEVAWYILDTRAVHMSELEAGASRETGMMAVHADAEIINEACATWPALYVSNYNTPHQFILSGPRGVLQEARKSLRKRRIPAIVLNVSLAFHHPSMRVLRDISLRRLSALDMSAPERPILSGITADFYPEDQPSICQYIADLDENSVRWTECVQTMWNREGIRYFLELGPQDTLCSLAADNEPQAKCLTAGRKGKEVEGMRQACAHLYSLGYLRRDAVARRAGQAASGGEARMLACKPAPHCGLRPAVVGNGANTCASAASDAPQSSVMETAPAEFADSAAVAPDSAPAMASYAESMAVVLQILAQACGRPVEDLRPEMDLRYDLALRSSRFPHIVQDVEKALGIAVNFEDLLQVSTIGDLGRVLSGGSAFSGQAEHTAERASATAKLCAEPLRRFAPLKALPAVGSNNELRLDPLPLDPSASGINLQPGDVVLLCVLDAHILPRLLSGIAPLGCVLGVPQPLLERCAPLAKAGASVVPLDIDLEKGGETALVASQLQTAVADFAQAQGRVDGLFFVPPVPTGIMVAPSADDVPPHAAPEHLGALMEAAIAAAVPHGLRFVGSCSVLPPEVENCIFDAPLEKALDAAAHAHGVAVRAIRMLHGPERASLDEWGDMLAREIFCGTAEQVLWVRPGAIDGQVVCEEPSIRDIIKENPLRFPLVFPELQPAYRSTATLFQGGCHFSHFADKTLALHGAQQGNCLGSAAPRLPVCRSLEAMLESSRQALPWLTVTGFCDLRFFDAPELPPGITRECRVTAEAEPWLLQEKVMTRMCRSELSVRGLTPNGRHTAQYAPVSEGMVWLAAHRSSVRPLWEEVPAAASVASPALDTAPFYKAAGLGREWRFVENFCTLPDDLFSGVLSLPQTCIAPGADSGYTGDMLVVEGVLQAAWLAITSEYSKDFSDTAALAAAMQEWALHAVGFIRIGPSRADGHLRILMQRSWANARLRRFDAQVIDQEGHVFLTIHHLEFDRSDQAGLSPVVNPSA, encoded by the coding sequence ATGCGTCAGGACTACGAAAATCCAGTACCAGGCACACTCCAAGACGAAATAGTTCTTGATGGCGTGCGTTATGCCGACCTGCAACAGGCTGGCCAGCAGTGGCGCATCGGTGCCATCAACCCCGCATGGCGGCAGGAATTACTGGCTCTGCCATCAAATCCCGATGCCGAAGCCCTTGCCCGGCTGGAAGCGCGCGGTCTGTGGATTGCGCCGGATCGGGCTGAAGGCCCGCCGCCTTTGGCGGTGATGTGTTGCGGTCTTGGCGCGGTCTGGCCCGGAATGGGCCGCGAACTGTATGACAATTTCCCCGCAGCCCGAGCGGCCATGGATCGCATTGCCGCCGTGGCGGACTGGGACGTTCTTGGCCTCATGGATGAAACGGGCGTGGAGAAAATCAGCCTTACCCGCTGGCAATCTCCTTACGTATTCATGCTGGAGTATGCCCAGTGGAGCGTGTTGGCTTCTCTGGGGCTGAATCCTTCGCTTTTTTGCGGCCACAGCCTTGGCGAAATGATCGCACTCTGTTTTTCAGGTATACTGGCCCCTGAAGTGGCATGGTATATTCTGGACACGCGCGCCGTACACATGTCGGAGCTGGAGGCAGGGGCCTCCCGCGAAACAGGCATGATGGCCGTGCATGCAGATGCCGAGATCATCAACGAAGCCTGTGCCACATGGCCCGCCCTGTACGTATCCAATTACAACACGCCGCATCAGTTTATTCTGAGCGGCCCCCGCGGGGTGCTGCAGGAAGCCCGCAAAAGCCTGCGCAAGCGCCGCATCCCTGCCATTGTACTCAATGTCAGCCTGGCTTTTCACCATCCCAGCATGCGCGTTTTGCGCGACATTTCTTTGCGCCGCCTGAGCGCCCTCGACATGTCTGCGCCCGAGAGGCCCATTCTGAGTGGGATCACCGCAGATTTCTATCCAGAGGATCAGCCCTCCATCTGCCAGTACATCGCCGATCTTGATGAGAATTCCGTGCGGTGGACAGAATGTGTGCAGACCATGTGGAACCGTGAGGGTATACGGTATTTTCTTGAACTGGGTCCGCAGGATACGTTGTGCAGCCTCGCTGCTGACAATGAGCCGCAGGCAAAATGCCTGACCGCAGGCCGCAAGGGGAAAGAGGTCGAGGGCATGCGTCAGGCTTGCGCCCATCTGTATTCGCTGGGGTATCTGCGGCGTGATGCCGTGGCCCGGCGGGCAGGGCAGGCGGCAAGCGGCGGCGAAGCCCGCATGCTGGCCTGCAAGCCGGCGCCCCACTGCGGTTTACGCCCCGCTGTGGTTGGCAATGGTGCAAATACCTGCGCTTCGGCAGCATCAGATGCACCGCAATCCAGTGTCATGGAAACAGCACCGGCTGAATTCGCCGATTCTGCTGCCGTTGCGCCGGATTCCGCACCTGCAATGGCATCCTATGCCGAAAGCATGGCGGTGGTTCTGCAAATTCTGGCGCAGGCCTGCGGCAGGCCGGTTGAAGATCTGCGCCCAGAAATGGACTTGCGGTATGATCTTGCCCTGCGCTCCAGTCGCTTTCCCCATATTGTGCAGGATGTGGAAAAGGCCCTTGGCATTGCCGTCAATTTTGAAGATCTGCTGCAGGTATCAACCATTGGAGATCTTGGCCGGGTGCTTTCCGGCGGTTCGGCGTTTTCTGGGCAGGCTGAACATACCGCAGAAAGGGCCAGTGCAACTGCAAAGCTCTGTGCGGAGCCTCTGCGCAGGTTTGCCCCCCTTAAAGCCTTGCCCGCTGTTGGGAGCAATAACGAGCTGCGCCTTGATCCACTGCCGCTTGATCCCAGTGCTTCCGGGATAAATCTGCAGCCTGGCGATGTGGTGCTCCTCTGCGTGCTGGACGCTCACATATTGCCCCGCCTGCTGAGCGGCATTGCACCTTTGGGATGCGTGCTGGGTGTGCCCCAGCCGCTGCTTGAGCGGTGTGCTCCCCTTGCCAAGGCCGGGGCAAGTGTGGTGCCGCTTGATATCGACCTGGAAAAAGGCGGCGAAACCGCTCTTGTAGCCAGTCAGTTGCAGACGGCCGTAGCAGATTTCGCGCAGGCACAAGGCCGAGTGGACGGGCTGTTTTTTGTGCCGCCTGTCCCGACTGGCATCATGGTTGCGCCTTCTGCTGATGATGTACCGCCACATGCTGCGCCGGAGCATCTTGGTGCGTTGATGGAAGCGGCCATTGCGGCCGCCGTGCCGCACGGCTTGCGCTTTGTCGGCAGTTGCTCCGTGCTGCCGCCCGAAGTGGAGAACTGTATTTTTGACGCCCCGCTGGAAAAAGCTCTGGATGCGGCGGCTCACGCTCATGGTGTGGCGGTGCGGGCAATCCGCATGCTGCACGGCCCTGAAAGAGCGAGCCTTGACGAATGGGGCGACATGCTGGCGCGTGAAATTTTTTGCGGCACAGCCGAACAGGTACTCTGGGTACGGCCAGGAGCCATTGACGGCCAGGTTGTTTGCGAGGAACCGTCCATTCGGGACATCATCAAGGAGAATCCATTGAGGTTCCCGCTGGTGTTTCCCGAGCTACAGCCCGCATACCGCTCAACCGCCACCCTGTTTCAGGGAGGCTGCCATTTTTCGCATTTTGCCGACAAAACGCTGGCCCTGCACGGAGCGCAGCAGGGCAACTGTCTTGGCTCTGCTGCGCCACGCCTGCCGGTTTGCCGCAGTCTGGAGGCCATGCTCGAAAGCTCGAGGCAAGCTTTGCCCTGGCTGACAGTTACTGGCTTTTGCGATTTGCGTTTTTTTGATGCGCCGGAATTACCGCCCGGCATTACCCGCGAATGCCGGGTGACAGCTGAGGCCGAACCCTGGCTGCTGCAGGAAAAAGTCATGACGCGCATGTGCCGCAGTGAGCTTTCAGTGCGCGGTTTGACGCCCAACGGCAGGCATACTGCCCAGTATGCACCGGTAAGCGAGGGGATGGTATGGCTTGCGGCCCATCGCAGCAGTGTGCGCCCCCTATGGGAAGAGGTGCCCGCGGCGGCTTCCGTGGCAAGTCCTGCACTGGACACTGCGCCGTTTTATAAAGCAGCCGGGCTTGGCCGTGAGTGGCGCTTTGTGGAAAACTTCTGCACACTGCCCGATGACCTGTTTTCTGGCGTGTTGAGTTTGCCCCAGACATGCATTGCCCCCGGAGCTGATTCTGGCTATACTGGCGACATGCTTGTGGTGGAGGGCGTATTGCAGGCTGCATGGCTTGCCATAACATCCGAATACTCCAAGGATTTTTCTGACACTGCCGCTCTTGCTGCCGCCATGCAGGAGTGGGCTTTGCATGCTGTGGGCTTTATCCGCATCGGGCCTTCTCGTGCAGATGGGCACTTGCGCATATTGATGCAACGTTCCTGGGCCAATGCACGGCTGCGTCGTTTTGACGCGCAGGTCATTGATCAGGAAGGGCATGTTTTTTTGACAATTCACCATCTTGAATTTGACCGAAGCGATCAGGCCGGGCTTTCCCCTGTCGTGAATCCTTCGGCATAA
- a CDS encoding HlyD family secretion protein: MLGMYKKTLSHGRRRSFAAALSAVMLLAAFLMFQNAASAADNGSIGAGATILTGKVVTTVTRAVPVPFNAVVDEVLVKPGEAIAKGAPLMRYHLQEEAERVLQREVTTGAATEDLRGQVLDLERKLAEISAQRNKARQLAASGLGSAQASSRLEDDVHSLKRRIELLRVTIQKSEQNFAARLEELSGYFGTTIKEGERLPASLTLTSPIDGYVLSLDATLNPGSLLAAGTTPVRVGRLDPVLIQVPVYEAEISGIKAGDSVEVEIPSLNNKKFKGTVNEISWVSNDMSVSNPSYYTVELTVPNPGLELKPGFKAVVRFKGSR, translated from the coding sequence ATGCTGGGTATGTATAAGAAAACGCTGTCGCACGGGAGGCGTCGTAGCTTTGCCGCAGCCTTGTCTGCTGTCATGCTGCTTGCTGCTTTTTTGATGTTTCAGAACGCAGCCTCTGCTGCGGATAATGGTTCCATAGGCGCTGGAGCGACCATTCTGACCGGCAAGGTCGTTACAACGGTCACGCGCGCTGTGCCTGTGCCGTTTAACGCTGTTGTGGATGAAGTGCTGGTCAAGCCCGGCGAAGCCATTGCCAAGGGTGCCCCGCTGATGCGTTACCACCTTCAGGAAGAGGCCGAGCGGGTGCTTCAAAGAGAAGTGACCACTGGGGCCGCCACGGAGGATCTGAGGGGGCAGGTGCTTGACCTTGAGCGCAAGCTTGCAGAAATCTCGGCCCAACGTAACAAGGCCCGTCAGCTTGCAGCCTCGGGGCTTGGTTCTGCCCAGGCATCCAGCCGTTTGGAAGACGATGTGCACTCCCTGAAGCGCCGCATTGAACTTTTACGTGTGACCATCCAGAAATCTGAGCAGAACTTTGCCGCTCGCCTTGAAGAACTGAGCGGCTATTTCGGCACGACCATCAAGGAAGGCGAACGCCTGCCTGCCTCGCTTACGCTTACCTCGCCCATTGACGGCTATGTGCTGTCGCTTGACGCAACGCTCAACCCCGGTTCCCTGTTGGCCGCTGGCACCACGCCTGTGCGTGTGGGGCGGCTTGATCCTGTGCTGATTCAGGTGCCCGTTTACGAGGCCGAAATCAGCGGCATCAAGGCTGGCGACTCGGTGGAAGTTGAAATTCCTTCGCTGAACAACAAGAAGTTCAAGGGTACAGTGAATGAAATTTCCTGGGTTTCTAATGATATGAGCGTTTCAAATCCTTCATACTACACGGTGGAGCTTACTGTTCCCAATCCTGGTCTGGAACTCAAGCCCGGGTTCAAGGCTGTGGTGCGATTCAAAGGGAGCAGGTAA
- a CDS encoding oligosaccharide flippase family protein, whose amino-acid sequence MKLKSIPRRLGYILGAQWTRDLAWTAFTILLARRSPDILGQVVLALTFGYLVKTVADVGLNDFLLSTFARREGRPVALLGEVTWLKLVVLILALCFTWLVTGWQNYTPELRLVVMCIAAGLGLDGVSDSFFALCQARGRQDVEMRIRVPSALMGIGFGIACVVLGAPPIVIALYKPMESVLCIIFALLALQRNPLAGVGLDGMKDLARHMKHGLIFTCMAGCAMFYNKINVIFLKQYGGNADVGGYGVAWETVEGLSVLVSSALLGKVIFPLLAKLWQQDKAAFRQLAGQTARSLWAASLPIIFLICVESDRFLPLIYGPNYQSAVTAQRLLTPCLATAFLHNLAAYAMIGMRQHRLLLVFYLTGLVCNLICCFTLIPAMPLEGAALSLTITKVWVALLTVGYFQWAARPMSVGQWGLMLAACAACVGMWWGIGLVAPRELAELAGVVPLLALFWRWRPPPPFEKAALA is encoded by the coding sequence ATGAAGCTGAAAAGCATCCCCCGACGATTGGGGTACATTCTGGGTGCGCAGTGGACGCGCGACCTGGCGTGGACCGCTTTTACCATTCTTCTTGCACGCCGCAGCCCCGACATTCTGGGGCAGGTCGTGCTGGCGCTCACGTTCGGCTACTTGGTGAAAACCGTAGCCGACGTGGGGCTTAACGATTTTCTGCTCTCGACATTTGCCCGACGCGAAGGGCGGCCGGTGGCCCTGCTGGGTGAAGTCACCTGGCTCAAGCTAGTTGTGCTTATTCTGGCCCTCTGTTTTACATGGCTTGTGACTGGCTGGCAAAACTATACGCCAGAGCTGCGGCTTGTGGTCATGTGCATTGCTGCTGGTCTGGGACTCGACGGTGTAAGCGATTCCTTTTTTGCGCTCTGCCAGGCGCGGGGGCGGCAGGATGTGGAAATGCGCATCCGTGTGCCTTCCGCACTGATGGGCATTGGCTTTGGCATTGCCTGCGTGGTGCTTGGAGCGCCGCCCATTGTGATTGCCCTTTACAAACCCATGGAATCGGTGCTGTGCATCATTTTTGCCTTGCTGGCCTTGCAACGCAATCCTCTGGCAGGTGTTGGTCTTGATGGCATGAAAGATCTGGCCCGTCACATGAAGCACGGCCTTATCTTTACCTGCATGGCTGGCTGCGCCATGTTTTATAACAAGATCAACGTCATTTTCCTTAAGCAATATGGCGGAAATGCCGATGTGGGGGGCTACGGCGTTGCCTGGGAAACAGTTGAAGGCCTGTCGGTGCTTGTTTCCAGCGCATTGCTGGGCAAGGTGATTTTTCCGCTGCTGGCAAAACTGTGGCAGCAGGACAAAGCCGCTTTCCGCCAGCTGGCCGGTCAGACAGCACGCTCCCTTTGGGCTGCATCGCTGCCCATTATTTTTCTTATCTGTGTGGAGAGCGACCGCTTTCTTCCCCTGATTTACGGCCCCAACTACCAAAGTGCGGTCACCGCTCAGCGTTTGCTTACACCTTGCCTGGCAACGGCTTTTTTGCACAACCTCGCGGCATACGCCATGATCGGCATGCGCCAGCATCGGCTGCTCCTGGTATTTTATCTCACGGGCCTGGTGTGCAATCTGATATGCTGCTTTACTCTCATTCCAGCCATGCCCCTTGAAGGTGCGGCCTTGTCCCTCACCATTACCAAGGTTTGGGTGGCCCTGCTTACAGTTGGCTATTTTCAGTGGGCCGCGCGCCCCATGTCGGTTGGGCAGTGGGGACTCATGCTTGCCGCCTGCGCCGCCTGCGTAGGAATGTGGTGGGGGATAGGGCTGGTTGCGCCGCGTGAGTTGGCAGAACTGGCAGGCGTTGTGCCTTTGCTGGCCTTGTTCTGGCGTTGGAGACCACCGCCGCCTTTTGAAAAAGCTGCGCTTGCCTGA
- a CDS encoding TolC family protein — protein MLTAQANLTTRLFLPLLLVAALLAGACSNKAGLKSPELPAKHWLEEAPGVPVENKAKLEAAVPNLYDPKKVFSFEDCVFLTIQQSPALVNSAVNIEIKRLAQTDAVWKYLPEPHMNFTVSNNLTRYNMDNKDTPSDYGQTRFRVGFYAAFPNPMATYFEHKVQTAMVNLAISTHRKAVGKAIGKIGEAYLQLQAQQKIVEAQKELLPLGKELVDYWKKVEAVDGRQGVSLNMAIQHQRELELKLEQTRMREVMQRTQLKILAGVEPQQRLEVDTKSADSVLAGFDGRKLTWEERWPATEDDLLLRGQVTLGDYNIMVAWAQYMPTMSIAVNNSPPAGQYQPTSGTEDTFLHLTFDFPLIDWGRRYRGVQTARMGKAQAFHELARKRTDYSNKWLQSEQRVALAETELKLAKTRLDTASMQYKEAQISFHEGIAQLPDMASKQEDMVQARIAYINAELDYKLAQLEWMDLSNSLAQRFLGLPAKELL, from the coding sequence ATGCTCACTGCACAAGCAAACCTTACTACACGTCTTTTCCTGCCGCTGCTGCTTGTGGCGGCCCTGCTTGCCGGAGCCTGTTCCAACAAGGCCGGGCTCAAGTCGCCGGAACTTCCCGCCAAGCACTGGCTTGAAGAAGCCCCAGGCGTGCCTGTTGAAAACAAGGCCAAGCTTGAAGCCGCAGTGCCGAACCTCTATGATCCCAAGAAGGTTTTTTCCTTTGAAGACTGCGTGTTCCTGACCATCCAGCAGTCGCCTGCCCTGGTCAACAGCGCCGTGAATATTGAAATCAAGCGTCTTGCCCAGACGGACGCCGTGTGGAAGTACCTTCCCGAGCCTCACATGAATTTTACCGTGTCCAACAACCTGACCAGGTATAATATGGACAACAAGGATACGCCCAGCGATTACGGCCAAACCCGGTTCCGTGTGGGCTTTTACGCTGCCTTTCCCAATCCCATGGCCACCTATTTTGAGCACAAGGTGCAGACGGCCATGGTCAATCTGGCAATCTCCACCCACCGCAAAGCCGTGGGCAAGGCCATTGGCAAGATTGGCGAGGCCTATCTCCAGCTTCAGGCCCAGCAGAAGATTGTGGAAGCGCAGAAAGAGCTGCTGCCGCTTGGCAAGGAGCTTGTGGATTACTGGAAGAAGGTTGAGGCTGTTGATGGCCGACAGGGGGTTTCGCTCAACATGGCCATTCAGCACCAGCGCGAGCTTGAACTCAAGCTGGAGCAGACCCGGATGCGGGAAGTCATGCAGCGTACGCAGCTCAAGATTCTTGCTGGCGTTGAGCCGCAGCAGAGGCTTGAGGTGGATACCAAGAGCGCTGATTCCGTGCTGGCCGGTTTTGATGGCCGCAAGCTCACCTGGGAAGAACGCTGGCCTGCCACAGAAGATGACCTGCTGCTTCGCGGACAGGTGACCCTGGGCGATTACAATATCATGGTCGCCTGGGCCCAGTATATGCCGACCATGTCCATTGCCGTGAACAATAGTCCTCCGGCGGGCCAGTATCAGCCCACGAGCGGGACTGAAGACACATTTTTGCACCTGACCTTTGACTTTCCGCTTATCGACTGGGGGCGCAGATACCGTGGCGTACAGACTGCGCGCATGGGCAAGGCCCAGGCCTTCCACGAACTGGCCCGCAAGCGTACGGACTACTCCAACAAATGGCTCCAGAGCGAGCAGCGGGTAGCCCTGGCCGAAACGGAACTCAAGCTCGCCAAGACCCGTCTGGATACGGCCAGCATGCAGTACAAGGAAGCCCAGATTTCTTTCCACGAAGGCATTGCGCAGTTGCCCGACATGGCCTCCAAGCAGGAAGACATGGTTCAGGCGCGCATAGCCTACATCAATGCTGAGCTTGACTATAAACTGGCCCAGCTTGAGTGGATGGATCTGTCCAATTCGCTGGCCCAACGCTTCCTCGGCCTGCCTGCTAAGGAGTTGCTGTAA
- a CDS encoding aminotransferase class I/II-fold pyridoxal phosphate-dependent enzyme, translating into MKNNHSYQAGQEAVQTPAAAESSASGFNRTRSKLAFDRLVEMGAKMGMENPLFLCHERAAKATTFISGKEYLNFSTYDYLDINAHPEITAAVSEAAAIYGTSAGASRLVGGERPPHRELERAFADLYGVEDCIIYVSGHATNVSTLGFLFGHRDAIFHDGLAHNSLVQGARLSGASRYSYAHNDCDALEEMLKAKRAEHKRAVIVTEGLFSMDGNIPDLPRIIELKKRYDCMLLVDEAHSLGVLGATGRGAHEHFNIDPTDVDMWMSTLSKSMCGCGGFIAGSHELIEFLKYGSPGFVFSVGMPPIIAVACHKALDIMLREPERVHKLQKISHFFVDYAASIGLDTGAAQGYAVVPVMVGDPMVAGFLSNALFKRGIYVMPITFPAVKEGTDRLRFFLSAAHTEEHIRTALDAVKEEIPKAWAIVDDYKRQNASESGQA; encoded by the coding sequence ATGAAGAACAACCATTCCTATCAGGCTGGCCAAGAGGCGGTGCAAACTCCCGCCGCCGCCGAAAGCAGCGCTTCCGGATTTAACCGCACGCGTTCCAAGCTCGCCTTTGATCGGCTTGTGGAAATGGGAGCCAAGATGGGGATGGAAAATCCTCTGTTTCTTTGCCATGAGCGCGCGGCCAAGGCCACCACGTTCATTTCCGGCAAAGAATATCTCAATTTTTCCACGTACGACTATCTGGATATCAACGCTCACCCCGAGATCACCGCTGCCGTCAGCGAAGCCGCTGCCATTTACGGCACCTCTGCTGGCGCCAGCCGCCTGGTCGGCGGCGAACGTCCGCCCCACCGTGAGCTTGAACGCGCCTTTGCCGACCTGTACGGTGTGGAAGACTGCATCATATATGTGAGCGGCCACGCCACCAATGTCTCGACCCTTGGCTTTCTTTTCGGCCACCGCGACGCCATTTTCCATGACGGTCTGGCTCACAACTCGCTGGTTCAGGGCGCGCGTCTCTCCGGCGCATCGCGCTACTCATACGCCCACAACGATTGCGATGCCCTTGAAGAAATGCTCAAGGCCAAACGCGCCGAGCACAAGCGCGCCGTTATCGTTACCGAAGGCCTGTTCAGCATGGACGGCAACATCCCCGATCTGCCGCGCATCATTGAACTGAAAAAACGTTATGACTGCATGCTGCTTGTGGACGAAGCCCACTCCCTTGGCGTGCTTGGCGCAACGGGCCGTGGCGCGCACGAGCATTTCAATATTGACCCCACCGATGTGGATATGTGGATGAGCACGCTCTCCAAATCCATGTGTGGTTGCGGCGGCTTCATTGCTGGCAGCCACGAGCTGATCGAATTTCTCAAGTACGGTTCGCCGGGCTTTGTTTTCAGCGTGGGCATGCCCCCCATTATCGCCGTAGCCTGCCACAAGGCTCTGGACATCATGCTGCGCGAACCCGAGCGGGTGCACAAGCTGCAGAAGATTTCGCACTTCTTTGTGGACTACGCCGCCAGCATTGGCCTTGATACGGGCGCAGCTCAGGGCTACGCCGTTGTGCCGGTCATGGTGGGCGACCCCATGGTGGCGGGCTTTTTGTCCAACGCACTGTTCAAGCGCGGCATCTATGTGATGCCCATCACCTTCCCTGCTGTCAAAGAAGGCACTGACCGTCTGCGTTTCTTCCTTTCCGCAGCCCATACGGAAGAACATATCCGCACGGCGCTGGATGCCGTGAAGGAAGAAATCCCCAAGGCCTGGGCCATTGTGGACGACTACAAGCGCCAGAACGCCAGCGAGAGCGGGCAGGCGTAA
- a CDS encoding 4Fe-4S dicluster domain-containing protein, with protein MGNKLLLQRRSVIKAMAGTAGLSLAGATPSMASSLQNWGGGDDRATIIDVDLCNGCGACVSACRDRNLAEIPLPAQPIPRPYPSWVRGNDWSSRRDEVSRLTPYNWLFIQSCAITVNGVERRIYLPRRCLHCLNPQCVTLCSTGSLRQSNEGAVYSHRSTCLGDGPCDRACPWGIPQRQAGVGPYLNLAPRYVGNGQMFKCDYCSSLLKAGESPACVTACPQGAMRIGPREEMAKLAKEMAEQRGGDIFGLKENGGTNTIYVSSVLFRDIEANMLRQGKVGFGMPSLRPAGASMDKENSLLRAVLLAPVAGAALAGLRLWRERKMRRKP; from the coding sequence ATGGGCAACAAGCTGCTTCTACAGCGAAGGTCAGTCATTAAGGCCATGGCAGGCACTGCGGGCTTATCGCTGGCGGGTGCAACTCCTTCTATGGCCTCAAGCTTGCAGAACTGGGGCGGCGGTGATGACCGTGCCACCATCATTGATGTGGATCTCTGCAATGGTTGCGGAGCTTGTGTGTCAGCCTGCCGCGACAGAAATCTGGCAGAAATCCCCCTTCCTGCTCAGCCGATTCCCCGGCCTTACCCATCATGGGTGCGCGGCAACGACTGGTCGTCCCGCCGCGATGAAGTCTCTCGGCTCACTCCCTACAACTGGCTTTTTATTCAGTCATGCGCCATCACGGTTAACGGTGTGGAGCGGCGGATATATCTGCCCCGGCGCTGTTTGCATTGTCTGAACCCTCAATGCGTCACTCTTTGCAGCACTGGCTCCTTGCGCCAGAGCAACGAAGGAGCAGTTTACTCCCATCGCAGCACCTGTCTGGGGGATGGCCCCTGTGACCGGGCCTGTCCGTGGGGCATCCCGCAGCGTCAGGCGGGGGTGGGCCCTTACCTGAATCTTGCGCCCAGATATGTTGGCAACGGGCAGATGTTCAAATGTGATTATTGCAGTTCTCTGCTCAAGGCTGGCGAAAGCCCTGCATGCGTGACGGCCTGTCCGCAGGGGGCCATGCGCATAGGACCTCGTGAGGAAATGGCAAAGCTGGCCAAGGAAATGGCAGAGCAGCGGGGCGGAGATATTTTTGGACTCAAAGAAAATGGCGGCACAAACACCATCTATGTTTCTTCGGTGCTTTTTCGCGATATTGAGGCAAATATGCTGCGTCAGGGAAAGGTAGGCTTCGGCATGCCGAGCCTGCGCCCGGCAGGTGCCAGTATGGATAAGGAAAACAGCCTGCTGCGCGCTGTTCTGCTGGCCCCTGTGGCAGGGGCGGCCCTGGCTGGTCTTCGATTGTGGCGTGAAAGGAAGATGAGGCGCAAACCATGA